A single Crateriforma conspicua DNA region contains:
- a CDS encoding PDZ domain-containing protein translates to MRTFRFGSRGRYGAAFCGILMFAASAFAKTGESDSPNRDPMASIAATATEVVAGQPMGFGKIVLTFVDGEGPVIYPDQTIRVVDAEQRVFYPVVTYQYDKDEGAYQASSIEANFALRGDGPLSIQLVHDQDVLFEESLSSVKVSAQRVQKLRDQWWRALQDDVARFGQVGRAELQAILDTMAFRFGIPEHRRIEVQAKTMDSKSLEDQFERAVKMLLGFESVQLAIHKSTETGGTASNLRRDDASNADMPLPKRRTVRSLRIPDFPATAVEAISHRTPAECFYVRTGSVNNYRHLRRLLVGWGGSLDDVVATSVIEQSTRQKIERQLGLPGDPDELTPIEPHLSDLALIGSDPFFDDGAAVGLLLQTKSTGPLKAILQQWRDHAESQTAGCNRQQVNIAGHAVDFLGTSDHLVRSFLAEDDGFLLITNSKTLAQRFFETGRGIDALGKRKEFQYAKWKTRGSGRSYAFLYLGDPFFQNLISPHYRIEMLRRERALNEIRQLKIAHLMAAGEGNSDLDDLGLIRERYLPETFGQRPDDARAFQLEEVYQDSLRGVPGTFLPIPDVPLDRATRMEVATYQRFASEYLRLWRRADPVAVVFRDEGIDPGSQHLRTSLQIVITPYAEDRYRLLRKHLGPATSRALITSDPPLLYGQATVRMSERTNTSHHILFGIRDDRLDFQIDRGKVRLDDAGTSGLYASSRGFLAMRPGRLEVLKMLASVLLKGEEYVASKPASAPKKSGMMPPPNLLPGGNPSGASAIIYLGWALSKMRPSDPGMMKYASMVDLTNENCIVGESADTRQWTRKQLVETSNHETHQAFLTMNPLHGSKVEPYIQAYTFMQARHHSSQGAIWLDRMGSWFRVPEESAKQRVQTLLGGDLVCPLGGEYVHQTRDGDSVWTSTRWETNSAFDVTAADPQWRFPFLDWLQALRVEFDMSNNTLYATVHLEVADGDRDSAGIPRGVITTTDLPSSTSPNHGLVSKNLTTPLEQVATDWVLGVRAAEFDRGVVITHVYPNSPAQRAGLRNEDIVLGVDGNDITTSDQLREFIRQLPDRSWCLVRIQRGSAVHRYRVHLPKD, encoded by the coding sequence GTGCGTACATTTCGCTTTGGTTCCCGTGGACGCTACGGTGCGGCATTTTGCGGCATTCTGATGTTTGCCGCGTCGGCGTTTGCAAAGACCGGTGAATCTGATTCGCCGAATCGTGATCCGATGGCGTCGATTGCCGCGACCGCGACGGAGGTGGTTGCTGGTCAGCCGATGGGGTTTGGCAAAATCGTACTGACGTTTGTCGACGGCGAAGGTCCGGTCATCTATCCCGATCAAACGATTCGCGTGGTCGATGCCGAACAACGTGTCTTCTATCCCGTTGTGACGTATCAGTACGACAAAGACGAAGGAGCGTATCAAGCATCATCGATCGAAGCGAATTTTGCGCTCAGGGGCGATGGTCCGCTTTCGATTCAACTCGTTCATGACCAGGACGTGTTGTTCGAAGAATCCTTGTCGTCGGTCAAAGTGTCTGCACAACGAGTCCAGAAGTTGCGTGACCAGTGGTGGAGGGCGCTTCAAGATGACGTTGCGCGTTTCGGACAAGTCGGCCGCGCGGAGTTACAAGCGATTCTGGACACGATGGCATTTCGGTTCGGTATTCCCGAGCATCGACGAATCGAAGTGCAAGCCAAAACGATGGATTCGAAATCGCTGGAGGACCAGTTTGAACGAGCGGTGAAGATGCTGCTCGGGTTCGAATCAGTGCAGTTGGCCATTCATAAATCCACGGAAACCGGCGGTACCGCTTCAAACCTGCGACGCGACGATGCGTCGAACGCGGACATGCCCTTGCCAAAGCGCAGGACCGTTCGCAGTTTGCGGATCCCCGATTTTCCGGCGACCGCGGTGGAAGCGATCTCCCATCGGACGCCGGCAGAATGTTTCTACGTTCGCACGGGTTCGGTCAACAACTATCGTCACCTGCGACGATTGTTGGTCGGCTGGGGCGGATCGCTGGACGATGTGGTGGCGACGAGTGTCATCGAACAATCGACCCGGCAAAAGATCGAACGCCAACTTGGGCTTCCCGGCGATCCGGACGAACTGACACCGATCGAACCACATTTATCGGATCTGGCTTTGATCGGTTCGGATCCGTTCTTCGACGATGGAGCCGCGGTCGGACTGTTGTTGCAGACAAAGTCCACGGGGCCACTGAAAGCGATTCTCCAGCAGTGGCGGGATCATGCGGAATCACAGACCGCCGGATGCAACAGACAACAGGTCAACATTGCCGGTCACGCGGTGGATTTCCTTGGCACCTCCGACCACCTGGTGCGTTCGTTTCTGGCGGAAGACGACGGCTTCTTGCTGATCACCAATTCGAAAACCTTGGCGCAGAGATTCTTTGAAACCGGTCGCGGAATCGATGCGTTGGGCAAACGAAAAGAGTTTCAATACGCCAAATGGAAGACCAGGGGAAGCGGCCGGAGTTATGCGTTTCTGTACCTGGGGGATCCGTTTTTCCAAAACTTGATCAGCCCCCATTATCGCATCGAGATGTTGCGGCGTGAACGAGCGTTGAATGAGATTCGGCAATTGAAGATCGCGCACTTGATGGCGGCTGGCGAGGGAAACAGTGACCTGGATGACTTGGGACTGATTCGTGAACGATACCTGCCAGAAACATTCGGCCAGCGTCCCGACGATGCCCGTGCTTTTCAGCTGGAAGAGGTTTATCAAGATAGCTTGCGTGGCGTTCCAGGAACCTTTTTGCCGATCCCCGACGTGCCACTGGACAGGGCAACGCGAATGGAGGTGGCGACGTACCAACGCTTTGCATCGGAGTATCTGCGTTTGTGGCGGCGCGCCGATCCGGTTGCGGTTGTTTTTCGCGATGAAGGGATCGATCCAGGTTCCCAGCATTTGCGGACATCGCTGCAAATCGTCATCACGCCGTACGCCGAAGACCGGTATCGATTGCTGCGAAAACACCTCGGCCCCGCGACATCGCGAGCATTGATAACGTCCGATCCACCGTTGTTGTACGGTCAAGCGACGGTGCGAATGAGCGAAAGGACGAACACCAGCCACCACATTCTGTTTGGGATTCGCGACGATCGGTTGGATTTTCAAATCGATCGCGGAAAGGTACGCCTGGACGATGCTGGGACGTCCGGTTTGTATGCCAGTTCACGTGGTTTTCTGGCGATGCGTCCGGGACGGCTTGAGGTGTTGAAGATGTTGGCGTCGGTGCTGTTGAAGGGAGAGGAGTACGTCGCATCGAAGCCAGCGTCCGCACCAAAGAAATCGGGAATGATGCCACCACCCAACTTATTGCCCGGCGGAAATCCAAGCGGTGCGTCCGCCATCATCTATCTGGGATGGGCGCTGTCCAAGATGCGTCCCAGTGATCCAGGGATGATGAAGTATGCATCGATGGTTGATCTGACCAATGAGAACTGCATTGTCGGTGAATCCGCGGATACTCGGCAATGGACGCGGAAGCAGTTGGTCGAGACGTCGAACCATGAGACGCACCAGGCGTTCTTGACGATGAATCCGTTGCATGGGTCCAAAGTCGAACCGTACATCCAAGCCTACACCTTCATGCAAGCACGTCACCATTCATCCCAGGGCGCGATCTGGTTGGACCGAATGGGATCATGGTTCCGTGTGCCCGAGGAATCCGCCAAACAACGTGTCCAAACGCTGCTTGGCGGTGATCTCGTGTGTCCTTTGGGCGGCGAATACGTTCATCAAACCCGCGACGGTGATTCTGTTTGGACCAGTACTCGCTGGGAAACTAATTCCGCGTTCGACGTGACCGCCGCCGATCCGCAGTGGCGTTTCCCCTTTTTGGATTGGCTGCAAGCTTTGCGTGTTGAATTCGACATGTCCAATAACACGCTGTACGCCACCGTGCATCTGGAGGTCGCCGACGGTGATCGCGACTCGGCTGGTATTCCAAGGGGAGTGATCACCACGACGGACTTGCCGTCATCGACGTCGCCAAACCACGGGCTTGTCTCGAAGAATTTGACGACTCCCCTGGAGCAAGTCGCGACAGATTGGGTGCTGGGGGTGCGTGCGGCGGAGTTTGATCGCGGCGTTGTCATCACGCACGTCTATCCCAACAGCCCGGCACAACGGGCGGGTCTGCGAAATGAAGACATCGTGTTGGGGGTGGACGGAAACGACATCACCACATCCGATCAATTGCGCGAGTTCATTCGCCAGCTTCCGGATCGCTCGTGGTGTCTGGTTCGGATCCAACGCGGCAGTGCGGTGCATCGCTATCGAGTGCATCTGCCGAAAGACTGA
- a CDS encoding universal stress protein: MKFLVAIDQSKHSIAALDQLAGLVGSDQMDIELTEVVVPMPTYDFSGVGFPMDVPLLVTEQRDAVSEALNRLADQHKDQFRSIKTTVAVGPPGFELTRQAKESNADLIVTGAVGHSALERVLLGSVSDHAATHAECSALVTRSSDDASQTESEKLTDRILIAVGNPTSDALFLDWIDRIAMPESTKLHLIHVQEIMTFYRQDILVRARGYLEQAKDAASDHLKALQQKFLDKGFAAETSLIESSHIGRTIVEQADALDCQLVVTGDSHQSAWDRIVLGSVSRHVLHHSPTSVLIVR, from the coding sequence ATGAAGTTTTTGGTCGCGATCGATCAATCGAAACACTCAATCGCTGCTCTGGACCAGTTGGCCGGCTTGGTCGGGTCCGATCAGATGGACATCGAATTGACCGAAGTGGTTGTGCCGATGCCGACCTATGATTTCTCCGGTGTCGGTTTTCCGATGGATGTGCCGCTGTTGGTCACCGAACAACGTGATGCGGTCAGCGAAGCGTTGAATCGCCTGGCAGACCAACACAAGGATCAATTTCGTTCCATCAAGACCACCGTCGCGGTCGGTCCGCCCGGATTCGAGCTGACTCGCCAGGCGAAAGAATCAAACGCGGATCTGATCGTCACCGGTGCGGTCGGCCATAGCGCGCTGGAACGCGTGCTGCTGGGCAGTGTTTCCGATCACGCGGCCACGCACGCCGAGTGTAGCGCACTGGTGACCCGCAGTTCAGATGATGCATCCCAAACCGAATCGGAAAAGCTGACCGATCGTATTTTGATCGCCGTCGGAAATCCCACCAGCGACGCACTATTCCTGGACTGGATCGACCGCATCGCCATGCCGGAATCGACGAAACTGCACTTGATCCACGTCCAAGAAATCATGACGTTCTATCGTCAAGACATTCTGGTGCGTGCACGCGGCTATCTGGAACAGGCGAAAGACGCCGCGTCGGATCACTTGAAAGCTCTGCAGCAGAAGTTCCTGGACAAAGGCTTCGCCGCCGAAACCAGCCTGATCGAATCCTCACACATCGGTCGCACCATCGTCGAACAGGCCGATGCACTGGATTGCCAGTTGGTCGTCACGGGCGACAGCCATCAAAGTGCTTGGGACCGCATCGTGTTGGGCAGCGTGTCACGACATGTGCTGCATCACAGCCCGACGTCGGTGCTGATCGTGCGATAG
- the egtD gene encoding L-histidine N(alpha)-methyltransferase: MSIADSPSPAVVSNCAIAPTPEQQEFLSDVMQGLSADRKSIPSKYFYDQRGSQLFDAICELPEYYPTRTEASIMRRDIDAMVRHIGQGVRLVEYGSGSSVKTRILLRHLIEPHDYVPVDISEEHLHATADDLRGEFQSLAIHPVVADFTQPFDLPPDRGATRRCYYFPGSTIGNFDADDAEALLSKMADEAEQGDGLLIGFDLQKDVAVLEAAYDDAQGVTAAFNINLLHRMNQELGADFDIDAFEHRSFYNRRYHRIEMHLVSRGKQKVSIGGKTFCFDDGESIRTEYSHKYTREGFTALAARSGWKSEAFWTDDQSYFAVMYLTRV; the protein is encoded by the coding sequence ATGAGTATTGCCGACAGCCCCAGCCCCGCCGTCGTGTCCAACTGCGCCATCGCGCCGACCCCAGAACAACAGGAATTCTTGAGCGACGTGATGCAAGGCTTGTCGGCTGATCGAAAATCGATCCCGTCGAAGTACTTTTACGACCAGCGTGGATCCCAGTTGTTCGACGCGATCTGCGAATTGCCGGAGTACTATCCGACGCGCACCGAAGCATCCATCATGCGACGCGACATCGACGCGATGGTACGCCACATCGGCCAAGGTGTCCGGTTGGTGGAATACGGCAGCGGCAGCAGCGTCAAAACTCGAATCTTGTTGCGGCACCTGATCGAACCGCACGACTACGTTCCGGTCGACATCAGCGAAGAACACTTGCACGCCACCGCGGACGACTTGCGTGGCGAGTTTCAATCGCTGGCAATTCATCCCGTCGTTGCCGACTTTACCCAGCCGTTCGATCTGCCGCCCGACCGGGGCGCGACCCGGCGATGCTATTACTTTCCCGGTTCAACGATTGGGAATTTCGACGCCGACGATGCCGAGGCCCTGTTGTCAAAAATGGCCGACGAGGCCGAGCAGGGTGACGGGTTGTTGATCGGCTTTGATTTGCAGAAAGACGTGGCAGTTTTGGAAGCCGCCTATGACGATGCCCAAGGCGTCACGGCGGCATTCAACATCAACCTCTTGCACCGGATGAATCAAGAACTGGGTGCCGACTTTGACATCGATGCATTCGAGCATCGGTCGTTCTACAATCGCCGGTACCACCGGATCGAAATGCACTTGGTCAGTCGCGGAAAGCAAAAGGTATCGATCGGTGGAAAGACCTTCTGTTTCGATGACGGCGAATCAATTCGAACCGAGTATTCGCATAAATACACCCGCGAAGGCTTCACCGCATTGGCGGCGCGGTCCGGATGGAAATCCGAAGCGTTTTGGACCGATGACCAATCCTATTTTGCCGTCATGTACCTGACACGCGTCTAG
- a CDS encoding pyrophosphate--fructose-6-phosphate 1-phosphotransferase: MTVKKVGILTAGGLAPCLSSAIGSLIESYTSKAPDVEIICYRAGYKGLLQGDSFVVTPAIRDKAGVLKKHGGSPIGNSRVKLTNVADCVKRGLVQEGQDPLHVAAERLKTDQVDVLHTIGGDDTNTAAADLAAYLHDNGYELTVVGLPKTIDNDVIPIRQSLGAWTAAEQGARFFENVVAEHNANPRMLIVHEVMGRNCGWLTAATAVKYREMLDELDFLPESGLSRERKEVHGVFIPEMHFDLQKEARRLKGIMDEIDCVNIFISEGAGVDTIVQEMESRGEEVPKDAFGHYKLDAVNPGKWFGQQFAEMLGAEKTLIQKSGYFSRAAPSNAADLDLISTCADKAVDCALVGDGGVIGHDEDQGDELRAIEFTRIKGGKPFDIDQPWFDELLKGIGQPKGEAVAVEHH, from the coding sequence ATGACTGTGAAGAAAGTTGGAATTCTGACCGCCGGCGGCTTGGCGCCGTGTTTGTCCAGCGCGATCGGCAGCCTGATCGAATCGTACACCTCCAAAGCGCCGGACGTTGAAATCATCTGTTACCGCGCCGGTTACAAAGGGTTGCTGCAGGGCGACAGCTTTGTCGTGACGCCCGCGATTCGTGATAAGGCGGGCGTCTTGAAGAAGCACGGCGGCAGCCCGATCGGTAACAGCCGCGTGAAACTGACCAACGTTGCCGATTGCGTCAAACGCGGCTTGGTCCAAGAAGGCCAAGACCCGTTGCACGTGGCGGCGGAGCGTTTGAAGACCGACCAGGTGGACGTGCTGCACACAATCGGTGGCGACGACACGAACACCGCGGCAGCCGACTTGGCCGCTTATCTGCACGACAACGGTTATGAATTGACCGTCGTTGGGCTGCCCAAAACGATCGACAACGATGTGATCCCGATCCGCCAAAGCTTGGGTGCTTGGACCGCGGCCGAACAGGGTGCTCGATTCTTTGAAAACGTCGTCGCCGAACACAACGCGAACCCGCGGATGTTGATCGTTCACGAAGTGATGGGGCGCAATTGCGGATGGCTGACTGCGGCCACTGCGGTGAAGTACCGCGAGATGCTGGACGAATTGGACTTCTTGCCGGAATCAGGGCTCAGCCGTGAACGCAAAGAAGTTCATGGCGTGTTCATTCCCGAAATGCACTTCGACTTGCAAAAGGAAGCGCGGCGGTTAAAGGGCATCATGGACGAGATCGATTGCGTCAACATCTTCATCAGTGAAGGTGCGGGTGTGGACACGATCGTGCAAGAGATGGAATCCCGCGGCGAAGAAGTCCCGAAGGATGCGTTCGGTCACTACAAGCTGGATGCGGTGAACCCGGGCAAATGGTTCGGTCAACAGTTCGCAGAAATGTTGGGCGCCGAAAAAACCTTGATCCAAAAGAGCGGTTACTTCAGCCGTGCGGCTCCGTCCAACGCCGCTGATTTGGATTTGATTTCCACTTGTGCCGACAAAGCGGTCGATTGTGCGCTGGTCGGTGATGGCGGCGTGATCGGTCACGATGAAGATCAGGGCGATGAACTGCGTGCGATCGAGTTCACTCGCATCAAGGGCGGCAAGCCGTTTGATATCGACCAGCCTTGGTTCGACGAATTGTTGAAGGGAATCGGTCAGCCCAAGGGTGAAGCAGTCGCCGTGGAACACCATTGA
- a CDS encoding HPF/RaiA family ribosome-associated protein yields the protein MMQVLVHTDNHIQGDDRLTELVQESVTDTLERYQDRITRVEVFLADENSREKFGDEDKRCVMEVRLRGRKPVSVRHHDATVKAAFHGAAEKMLHLLEKTLGRLDHRHDPVVAPE from the coding sequence ATGATGCAAGTCTTGGTGCACACGGACAATCACATCCAAGGTGATGATCGGTTGACGGAATTGGTGCAAGAGTCGGTGACGGACACGCTGGAACGATACCAAGATCGAATTACGCGAGTGGAAGTCTTTTTGGCGGACGAAAATAGCCGCGAAAAATTTGGGGATGAGGACAAGCGTTGTGTGATGGAAGTCCGGTTGAGAGGGCGAAAGCCTGTGTCGGTGCGTCATCACGATGCGACGGTGAAGGCGGCGTTCCATGGTGCAGCCGAAAAGATGCTGCACTTGTTGGAAAAGACGCTGGGGCGATTGGACCATCGTCACGATCCAGTCGTTGCACCGGAGTGA
- a CDS encoding fatty acid CoA ligase family protein, with protein MPQSDLSNIASRMSMMASLTPSAVAIAQPSGPPVPAGERSYDVTTFGELDQRTDRIARGLVKWGIRPGDRLVMLVPFGGEFIQLVFGLLKAGATMVLIDPGINKKHLVQCLADARPDGFVGIPKAQLIRSVLRRRFPDARWNVTVGRRYLWGGRTLAQIEEMGRDESITLPQVQLPDPAAVIFTTGSTGPPKGVLFTHATFHAQVDRIRDRYDIHRGSRDLACFPLFGLFDAVMGVTTIIPDMDPTRPADVNPARLVEAVRQWDIDQAFGSPALWKTVVRWCDEKQVVGRPFESLRRVLSAGAPVPASTLEKLRAVVHPDADIVTPYGATEALPIASIESRQVITETGPAADKGKGVCVGTRFENVRWKVINIRDEPIESFADIEELPRRKIGELMVTGPMVTQQYVVRADQNAYHKVVDADQVVWHRMGDVGYLDEEDRFWFCGRKAHRVVTAERTLFTIPCEAVFNSHPSVYRSALVGRGSRPNQTPVVLIEVDPNLGPLTTSQQSELIDALKALAARNPITRRITDIRLRRKPMPVDIRHNSKIFREQLTAEVNG; from the coding sequence ATGCCACAGTCTGACCTGTCGAACATCGCCAGCCGGATGTCGATGATGGCTTCGCTGACACCGTCCGCCGTGGCGATCGCACAGCCGTCCGGACCGCCGGTTCCCGCCGGCGAACGAAGCTACGACGTCACGACGTTTGGCGAACTGGACCAGCGGACCGACCGGATTGCCCGCGGACTGGTGAAGTGGGGCATCCGCCCGGGCGACCGACTGGTGATGCTGGTACCGTTCGGCGGCGAATTCATCCAGCTAGTCTTTGGGCTGCTGAAAGCCGGCGCGACGATGGTGCTGATCGACCCGGGCATCAACAAAAAGCACTTGGTTCAGTGCCTGGCCGACGCCCGTCCCGACGGTTTCGTCGGCATCCCCAAGGCTCAATTGATTCGCAGCGTGCTGCGGCGTCGTTTTCCCGACGCACGTTGGAACGTCACGGTGGGACGTCGGTACCTATGGGGCGGACGAACGCTGGCACAGATCGAAGAAATGGGTCGCGATGAATCGATCACGCTTCCTCAGGTGCAACTGCCTGATCCCGCAGCGGTGATCTTCACCACCGGCAGCACCGGTCCGCCGAAAGGTGTCTTGTTCACCCACGCCACCTTTCACGCTCAAGTCGACCGGATCCGTGATCGCTACGACATCCACCGCGGGTCTCGCGATTTGGCATGCTTTCCGTTGTTCGGTTTGTTCGATGCCGTGATGGGCGTCACCACGATCATTCCCGACATGGATCCCACGCGTCCGGCCGATGTGAACCCGGCACGACTGGTCGAAGCCGTCCGCCAATGGGACATTGACCAGGCGTTCGGATCACCCGCACTTTGGAAAACGGTGGTTCGTTGGTGCGACGAAAAACAAGTCGTCGGTCGACCTTTCGAATCGCTACGGCGCGTGTTGTCGGCCGGTGCCCCGGTACCCGCCTCGACGTTGGAAAAGCTGCGTGCCGTGGTTCACCCCGACGCCGACATCGTCACACCCTATGGTGCCACCGAAGCGTTGCCGATCGCATCGATCGAAAGCCGCCAAGTCATCACCGAAACCGGGCCGGCCGCGGACAAAGGCAAAGGCGTCTGCGTGGGGACGCGGTTTGAAAACGTTCGCTGGAAAGTCATCAACATTCGCGACGAACCGATCGAGTCGTTTGCGGACATCGAAGAACTGCCCCGTCGTAAGATCGGCGAACTGATGGTGACCGGGCCCATGGTGACGCAGCAGTACGTCGTTCGCGCCGATCAGAACGCTTACCACAAAGTCGTCGACGCGGACCAAGTGGTTTGGCACCGGATGGGCGATGTCGGCTACTTGGATGAAGAGGATCGGTTTTGGTTCTGTGGTCGCAAAGCGCACCGCGTGGTGACGGCGGAGCGGACGCTGTTCACGATCCCATGCGAAGCGGTCTTTAACAGTCATCCTTCGGTGTACCGGTCGGCACTGGTCGGCCGGGGATCACGTCCGAACCAAACGCCCGTCGTCTTGATCGAAGTCGATCCAAACCTCGGACCGCTGACGACGTCACAGCAATCGGAATTGATCGACGCCCTGAAAGCACTCGCAGCTCGCAATCCGATCACCCGCCGGATCACCGACATTCGTCTCCGACGCAAACCGATGCCCGTGGACATCCGCCACAACAGCAAGATTTTCCGCGAACAGTTGACCGCGGAAGTCAACGGTTAG
- a CDS encoding ATP-grasp domain-containing protein, giving the protein MSHASLPAGTPDGFAQPDRPLRILVLGAGAGWHADQLRQAADDFASPGVQLEFGLYEELTSRLTGSRSSGIRCGDQAIENFDAVLTRTMPSGSMETITFRLSVLHAMVRHGIPVINPPAALEIAIDKYATLDRVARLGYPVPPTIVVQDRGEAMRAFETLGGDCVVKPLFGGEGKGVMRIQNADLAWTVFSTLQQIQSIAYIQAFVPPGGRDVRILVIGSRHIAVRRDSRHDFRTNASRGSTTSPTTANASWVQMARDIVTDIGLTIASVDLLIDDDDQVHVVEVNAIPGWRGTQTCHNAKIAAMMLQAAVDVAVQTKT; this is encoded by the coding sequence ATGTCCCATGCATCTTTGCCGGCCGGGACGCCCGATGGTTTCGCCCAACCGGATCGACCGCTTCGCATTTTGGTTTTGGGTGCGGGCGCTGGTTGGCATGCCGACCAGCTTCGACAAGCCGCCGACGACTTTGCATCCCCCGGCGTTCAGCTGGAATTCGGCCTGTACGAAGAACTGACCAGCCGACTCACGGGCTCGCGTTCATCCGGCATCCGCTGTGGTGATCAGGCGATCGAAAACTTCGACGCGGTGCTGACACGCACCATGCCATCCGGATCGATGGAGACGATCACGTTTCGCTTGTCGGTCTTGCACGCGATGGTCCGACACGGGATCCCCGTGATCAATCCGCCGGCCGCACTGGAAATTGCGATCGACAAATACGCCACGCTGGATCGTGTCGCACGACTGGGATACCCGGTGCCACCAACGATCGTGGTGCAAGACCGCGGCGAAGCCATGCGAGCGTTCGAAACGCTGGGCGGCGACTGTGTGGTCAAACCGTTGTTCGGCGGCGAAGGCAAAGGGGTGATGCGGATTCAAAACGCCGATCTGGCTTGGACCGTCTTCAGCACGCTGCAACAGATTCAATCGATCGCCTACATTCAAGCGTTCGTGCCGCCGGGTGGTCGCGACGTCCGAATCCTGGTGATCGGATCACGCCACATCGCGGTTCGTCGTGACAGCCGACACGACTTTCGCACCAACGCATCCCGCGGTTCAACGACCAGCCCCACCACCGCCAATGCGTCCTGGGTCCAAATGGCCCGCGACATCGTCACCGACATCGGATTGACGATCGCCAGCGTCGACTTGCTGATCGACGATGATGATCAAGTGCACGTCGTCGAAGTCAATGCGATCCCGGGTTGGCGAGGCACGCAAACCTGTCACAACGCAAAGATTGCCGCCATGATGTTGCAAGCCGCCGTGGACGTGGCGGTTCAAACCAAGACCTAA
- the mch gene encoding methenyltetrahydromethanopterin cyclohydrolase, translating into MLNQEAYELFEHTCDYAENFGLRLHSVAGGRLLDAGVQTPGSLDAGLLLARLCMGDQADIAIVPADPDRFVTSNHVHVRTDAPLWACLGAQYAGWPVQTDDFFAMGSGPMRLLRGREAALKDLGLAEEGPIAVGVLESDKLPGESVFAHIAQECGIQPDGVHLAIAPSHSIAGGAQVVARSIETAMHKLHELKFDVRSIVSATGTAPLPPPSKPGDMVSGIGRTNDAMLYGANVTLWADADDQAIESVIEQVPSSSSGDYGRPFAQIFKGYEYDFYKVDPMLFSPARVTIHGLRSGRTWIAGRFNTDVLRESFLG; encoded by the coding sequence ATGTTGAATCAAGAAGCCTACGAACTGTTCGAACACACTTGCGACTACGCCGAAAACTTCGGCCTCCGGCTTCATTCGGTTGCCGGCGGCCGTCTGTTAGATGCCGGTGTGCAAACGCCTGGATCGTTGGACGCGGGCCTGCTGTTGGCCCGACTGTGCATGGGCGACCAAGCGGACATTGCCATCGTCCCGGCGGATCCCGATCGGTTCGTGACGTCCAACCACGTTCACGTTCGTACCGACGCGCCACTGTGGGCTTGCCTGGGTGCCCAGTACGCCGGTTGGCCCGTCCAGACCGACGACTTCTTTGCGATGGGCAGCGGTCCAATGCGACTGCTGCGGGGTCGCGAGGCGGCCTTGAAAGACTTGGGTCTGGCCGAAGAAGGCCCCATCGCTGTCGGCGTGTTGGAAAGTGACAAGTTGCCCGGCGAATCCGTCTTCGCCCACATCGCCCAAGAATGTGGCATCCAGCCCGATGGGGTTCATCTGGCGATTGCCCCCAGCCACTCGATCGCCGGTGGGGCTCAAGTCGTTGCCCGCAGCATCGAAACGGCGATGCACAAGCTGCACGAATTGAAGTTCGACGTCCGCAGCATCGTGTCGGCCACCGGCACCGCCCCGCTGCCCCCGCCGTCCAAGCCCGGCGATATGGTGTCGGGCATCGGACGCACCAACGACGCGATGCTGTACGGGGCCAACGTGACCTTGTGGGCCGACGCCGATGACCAGGCAATCGAATCGGTGATCGAACAAGTCCCCAGCAGCAGTTCTGGCGACTACGGCCGACCGTTCGCCCAGATCTTCAAAGGATACGAGTACGACTTTTACAAGGTCGACCCGATGCTGTTCAGCCCCGCGCGGGTGACGATTCACGGCCTGCGCAGCGGACGCACCTGGATCGCCGGACGATTCAACACGGATGTGCTTCGCGAATCGTTCTTGGGCTGA